A single window of Salvia splendens isolate huo1 chromosome 6, SspV2, whole genome shotgun sequence DNA harbors:
- the LOC121808369 gene encoding beta-arabinofuranosyltransferase RAY1-like isoform X1: protein MRRTWIWICISYPVSITRSFPQFILQILQSGLWLVWMCGFFLVGVSFYGTQMLKDQIKMKKPSGSSIPSITIFTAPRPFVGSIGERQTLAVRSWLGLSEHIIVVLFSQDPSVSSFATSIGPRISVETEIDFTFMGTPFFHSMVARSLSSSSDISVLIDPDTILMADFFSTLRYAHKLDQDWLLVASTFPFSLQSDDGIQKLQPFLVQEALCGEKMLIAWNNGDLPLHKGVLPPFLFGKGVHNHWLVTEALISDFRLVIDATLTVSSFYLSEPDQERSWELAGNSLLGRNYGSFSFRDPNYTNSFRLSTCGGNYLFTNTDHSAVYWQGYSRPLNLRNKSLFLSTQKELFDCVEAVKSLGGCFKREALSVTKAVTLPMSMESLLAIQADQNKTILLGIAGSSYEDMLMSWVCRLRYLQIPNFLVCALDDEVYDFSVLQGVPVIKCASPPTNISFDDCHFGSECFQKVTKVKSRMVLQILELGYNVLLSDVDVYWFKNPLDYLTSFGPGVLVAQSDEYNVTGAINLPRRLNSGFYYAHSDSATIAALGKVVQHAAYSNLSEQPSFYDTLCGEGGSYRLGDDQCLDPETNLRVHFLDRDLFPNGAYRGLWEEEDTKKACEERGCFILHNNWINGRKKKLERQVLSGLWEYDINTRMCLQSWYTTNPKSYF from the exons ATG CGACGGACATGGATATGGATATGCATTTCTTATCCGGTATCTATAACAAGAAG TTTCCCCCAATTTATTTTGCAGATTCTGCAAAGTGGACTTTGGCTTGTTTGGATGTGTGGCTTCTTCTTGGTTGGTGTTTCCTTCTACGGCACCCAAATGCTGAAAGACCAAATCAAGATGAAGAAACCAAGTGGTTCAAGTATCCCCAGTATCACTATCTTTACAGCGCCGAGGCCTTTCGTTGGATCAATCGGTGAAAGACAGACTCTTGCTGTTAGATCATGGCTTGGATTGTCGGAACACATCATTGTTGTTCTTTTCAGCCAAGACCCTTCTGTTTCCTCCTTTGCTACCTCCATTGGTCCACGAATCTCTGTGGAGACCGAAATCGATTTCAC GTTTATGGGCACCCCCTTTTTCCATTCAATGGTTGCTCGATCTCTGTCATCCTCATCAGATATTTCTGTGTTGATTGATCCAGACACCATTCTCATGGCagactttttctccactttgaGATACGCTCATAAGCTGGACCAAGACTGGCTGCTCGTTGCTTCCACCTTCCCCTTTTCGTTACAGTCTGATGATGGGATACAAAAG TTGCAGCCGTTTCTCGTTCAAGAAGCTTTGTGCGGAGAAAAGATGCTTATAGCATGGAACAATGGAGATCTGCCTCTTCACAAGGGTGTTCTTCCCCCTTTCTTGTTCGGGAAGGGAGTTCACAACCATTGGCTGGTCACTGAAGCTTTGATCTCTGATTTCAGGCTCGTAATCGATGCAACCTTGACTGTGTCGAGTTTCTACCTAAGCGAGCCCGATCAAGAAAGAAGCTGGGAGCTTGCTGGGAATTCCCTTCTTGGAAGGAACTATGGATCATTTTCTTTCCGTGATCCGAATTATACTAATTCATTCAGATTATCTACATGCGGTGGGAACTATCTGTTTACAAACACGGATCACAGCGCTGTGTATTGGCAGGGATACAGCAGACCACTGAACCTGAGAAACAAGAGCCTCTTTTTATCTACACAAAAGGAGTTGTTCGATTGTGTTGAGGCAGTGAAATCACTCGGAGGTTGCTTCAAACGAGAGGCATTGAGTGTGACGAAAGCAGTCACACTTCCAATGTCCATGGAATCTCTACTGGCAATTCAGGCTGATCAGAACAAGACAATTCTACTTGGAATTGCTGGATCTAGTTACGAAGACATGCTGATGAGCTGGGTCTGCAGGCTGCGTTACCTCCAAATACCAAACTTTTTGGTCTGCGCCCTCGATGATGAAGTCTATGATTTCTCAGTCCTGCAG GGCGTCCCAGTTATTAAATGTGCATCTCCTCCAACCAACATCAGCTTTGATGACTGCCATTTCGGATCCGAATGCTTTCAGAAAGTAACTAAAGTGAAGTCAAGAATGGTTCTGCAGATTTTGGAGCTTGGGTATAATGTGCTTTTGAGTGATGTGGATGTGTATTGGTTCAAGAATCCATTAGATTATCTCACTTCTTTCGGCCCGGGCGTTCTTGTCGCACAGTCCGATGAATATAATGTCACAG GAGCAATAAACTTGCCTCGGCGCCTTAACTCCGGCTTCTACTATGCTCATTCAGACAGCGCGACAATTGCTGCGCTGGGAAAGGTGGTGCAGCACGCAGCCTACTCCAATCTATCCGAACAACCAAGCTTCTACGATACGTTATGCGGGGAAGGTGGCTCCTACAGGTTAGGCGATGACCAGTGCTTGGACCCAGAAACCAACCTACGGGTCCATTTCTTGGATCGAGATCTCTTCCCAAACGGTGCATACCGGGGTCTATGGGAGGAGGAGGACACGAAGAAGGCCTGCGAGGAAAGGGGCTGTTTTATTCTACACAACAACTGGATAAACGGGAGAAAGAAGAAGCTCGAAAGGCAGGTATTGTCCGGGCTGTGGGAGTATGACATCAACACTAGAATGTGTTTGCAAAGCTGGTACACGACAAATCCCAAAAGTTATTTCTAA
- the LOC121808369 gene encoding beta-arabinofuranosyltransferase RAY1-like isoform X2, translated as MAWIVGTHHCCSFQPRPFCFLLCYLHWSTNLCGDRNRFHVSLIHSSCFFILTQDTILMADFFSTLRYAHKLDQDWLLVASTFPFSLQSDDGIQKLQPFLVQEALCGEKMLIAWNNGDLPLHKGVLPPFLFGKGVHNHWLVTEALISDFRLVIDATLTVSSFYLSEPDQERSWELAGNSLLGRNYGSFSFRDPNYTNSFRLSTCGGNYLFTNTDHSAVYWQGYSRPLNLRNKSLFLSTQKELFDCVEAVKSLGGCFKREALSVTKAVTLPMSMESLLAIQADQNKTILLGIAGSSYEDMLMSWVCRLRYLQIPNFLVCALDDEVYDFSVLQGVPVIKCASPPTNISFDDCHFGSECFQKVTKVKSRMVLQILELGYNVLLSDVDVYWFKNPLDYLTSFGPGVLVAQSDEYNVTGAINLPRRLNSGFYYAHSDSATIAALGKVVQHAAYSNLSEQPSFYDTLCGEGGSYRLGDDQCLDPETNLRVHFLDRDLFPNGAYRGLWEEEDTKKACEERGCFILHNNWINGRKKKLERQVLSGLWEYDINTRMCLQSWYTTNPKSYF; from the exons ATGGCTTGGATTGTCGGAACACATCATTGTTGTTCTTTTCAGCCAAGACCCTTCTGTTTCCTCCTTTGCTACCTCCATTGGTCCACGAATCTCTGTGGAGACCGAAATCGATTTCACGTGAGTTTGATTCACTCATCGTGTTTCTTCATCTTAACTCAAG ACACCATTCTCATGGCagactttttctccactttgaGATACGCTCATAAGCTGGACCAAGACTGGCTGCTCGTTGCTTCCACCTTCCCCTTTTCGTTACAGTCTGATGATGGGATACAAAAG TTGCAGCCGTTTCTCGTTCAAGAAGCTTTGTGCGGAGAAAAGATGCTTATAGCATGGAACAATGGAGATCTGCCTCTTCACAAGGGTGTTCTTCCCCCTTTCTTGTTCGGGAAGGGAGTTCACAACCATTGGCTGGTCACTGAAGCTTTGATCTCTGATTTCAGGCTCGTAATCGATGCAACCTTGACTGTGTCGAGTTTCTACCTAAGCGAGCCCGATCAAGAAAGAAGCTGGGAGCTTGCTGGGAATTCCCTTCTTGGAAGGAACTATGGATCATTTTCTTTCCGTGATCCGAATTATACTAATTCATTCAGATTATCTACATGCGGTGGGAACTATCTGTTTACAAACACGGATCACAGCGCTGTGTATTGGCAGGGATACAGCAGACCACTGAACCTGAGAAACAAGAGCCTCTTTTTATCTACACAAAAGGAGTTGTTCGATTGTGTTGAGGCAGTGAAATCACTCGGAGGTTGCTTCAAACGAGAGGCATTGAGTGTGACGAAAGCAGTCACACTTCCAATGTCCATGGAATCTCTACTGGCAATTCAGGCTGATCAGAACAAGACAATTCTACTTGGAATTGCTGGATCTAGTTACGAAGACATGCTGATGAGCTGGGTCTGCAGGCTGCGTTACCTCCAAATACCAAACTTTTTGGTCTGCGCCCTCGATGATGAAGTCTATGATTTCTCAGTCCTGCAG GGCGTCCCAGTTATTAAATGTGCATCTCCTCCAACCAACATCAGCTTTGATGACTGCCATTTCGGATCCGAATGCTTTCAGAAAGTAACTAAAGTGAAGTCAAGAATGGTTCTGCAGATTTTGGAGCTTGGGTATAATGTGCTTTTGAGTGATGTGGATGTGTATTGGTTCAAGAATCCATTAGATTATCTCACTTCTTTCGGCCCGGGCGTTCTTGTCGCACAGTCCGATGAATATAATGTCACAG GAGCAATAAACTTGCCTCGGCGCCTTAACTCCGGCTTCTACTATGCTCATTCAGACAGCGCGACAATTGCTGCGCTGGGAAAGGTGGTGCAGCACGCAGCCTACTCCAATCTATCCGAACAACCAAGCTTCTACGATACGTTATGCGGGGAAGGTGGCTCCTACAGGTTAGGCGATGACCAGTGCTTGGACCCAGAAACCAACCTACGGGTCCATTTCTTGGATCGAGATCTCTTCCCAAACGGTGCATACCGGGGTCTATGGGAGGAGGAGGACACGAAGAAGGCCTGCGAGGAAAGGGGCTGTTTTATTCTACACAACAACTGGATAAACGGGAGAAAGAAGAAGCTCGAAAGGCAGGTATTGTCCGGGCTGTGGGAGTATGACATCAACACTAGAATGTGTTTGCAAAGCTGGTACACGACAAATCCCAAAAGTTATTTCTAA
- the LOC121809234 gene encoding uncharacterized protein LOC121809234, protein MAPDTSNYAQLSMMLEDLMVMYRVEVTILIRSYYLCDNAYANSNGFLTPYKGVRYHLKEWGPGTTAPQNPKEIFNMRHTKARNVIERAFAVLKMRWGILRSASFYPIQTQIRLIMACFLLHNFIRREMVIDPVEIELDGAVGPQTPTEEEYVGLDFVDCVEPTQEWTQTRDNLALNMWNNR, encoded by the exons ATGGCTCCTGATACATCAAACTATGCCCAACTGTCTATGATGCTGGAAGACCTAATGGTCATGTATCGAGTAGAGGTGACTATTCTCATTC GATCTTATTACTTGTGCGACAATGCATACGCTAACAGTAATGGCTTCTTGACTCCGTACAAAGGTGTTAGATATCACCTGAAGGAGTGGGGCCCTGGAACAACAGCTCCTCAGAACCCGAAAGAAATATTCAACATGCGTCACACAAAGGCCAGAAATGTTATAGAACGTGCTTTTGCAGTCTTGAAAATGCGGTGGGGCATCCTTCGAAGTGCTTCGTTCTACCCTATCCAGACCCAGATCCGTTTGATAATGGCTTGTTTCCTTCTACATAACTTCATAAGACGTGAAATGGTAATAGACCCAGTTGAGATTGAACTAGATGGGGCCGTAGGTCCTCAAACCCCTACCGAAGAAGAGTATGTGGGCCTAGATTTTGTAGACTGTGTTGAGCCGACTCAAGAGTGGACGCAGACACGGGACAATTTGGCCCTCAACATGTGGAACAACCGTTAG
- the LOC121807430 gene encoding uncharacterized protein LOC121807430 translates to MSSRTSEHGHLVMVLEDIMQLYRIETTYFLHNYLNARTRLAKRKVLDHAKRYSILKKIPTQVEHLDRLVHASDTDCIAKLRMDHNTFGRLCRILHARGGLHIGRCLGIEEQVAMFLGVLAHHDKNRVVKFHFLRSGAIVSHIVHNVLCAILSLHSVLISKPTPVTENNTDHRWKWFKGCLGALDGTHINVLVSNEDKPRYRTRKGQIATNTLAVCDRNMQFVYLLAVWEGSAGDSRILRDAVTRYNGFKVPQGCYYLCDNAYANSNGFLTPYRGVRYHLKEYGPGTESPQDPKEMFNMRHTKARNIIERAFAVLKMRWGILRSASFYPIEIQIRLIMCCFLLHNFIRREMEVDPVEMELDDADLAELGNTEENIGADYVNCVEPTAEWTQTREQLAMNMWMNR, encoded by the exons ATGTCTAGCCGCACAAGTGAACACGGTCATCTGGTCATGGTATTGGAGGACATTATGCAACTTTATCGTATTGAAACAACCTATTTCTTGCACAATTACCTTAATGCCCGCACCCGGCTAGCAAAAAGAAAGGTCCTAGACCACGCAAAGCGGTATAGTATATTGAAAAAAATCCCTACGCAAGTGGAGCACCTAGATAGACTTGTGCATGCTAGTGATACGGATTGCATCGCCAAATTGCGAATGGACCACAACACCTTTGGACGGTTATGTCGTATACTACATGCGCGGGGTGGCCTGCACATCGGGAGATGTTTAGGAATCGAGGAACAGGTTGCCATGTTTTTGGGGGTACTTGCTCATCATGATAAAAACCGTGTGGTTAAATTCCATTTCCTCCGATCTGGGGCCATTGTTTCGCACATTGTGCACAACGTGCTTTGTGCAATTCTCAGCCTTCACTCGGTGCTGATTTCCAAACCCACTCCCGTCACCGAAAACAATACAGATCATAGATGGAAATGGTTTAAG GGTTGCCTTGGTGCTCTTGATGGAACACACATCAACGTACTCGTCAGCAATGAAGACAAGCCCCGATACAGAACCAGAAAGGGGCAAATTGCGACTAATACCCTTGCCGTGTGTGATCGAAACATGCAATTCGTGTATCTACTAGCCGTGTGGGAAGGGTCTGCTGGCGACTCCCGTATTCTTAGAGATGCAGTTACCCGGTATAATGGCTTCAAGGTGCCCCAAG GTTGTTACTACTTGTGTGATAATGCTTATGCTAACAGTAATGGCTTCCTCACACCATACCGTGGCGTGCGTTATCATCTGAAAGAGTATGGCCCAGGAACCGAGTCCCCGCAGGatccaaaagaaatgttcaatATGCGCCATACTAAGGCAAGAAACATAATCGAACGAGCTTTTGCAGTCTTAAAAATGCGTTGGGGTATCCTTCGAAGTGCATCGTTCTATCCAATTGAGATTCAGATCCGCTTGATTATGTGTTGTTTTCTACTACACAATTTTATTCGGCGGGAGATGGAGGTTGATCCGGTCGAAATGGAGCTTGATGATGCTGATTTGGCGGAGTTGGGCAACACAGAAGAAAACATAGGCGCTGATTATGTGAATTGCGTCGAGCCAACTGCCGAATGGACTCAAACCAGGGAGCAACTAGCAATGAACATGTGGATGAATAGATAG